TGAAGAGAATCCTGGACGAGCTGATTTTTTATGTCGATAGACTCGGCAACTGCTTCCAAACGCTCTTGCTGCGCTTTTTCTTCAGGTAATGGCTTTTTTGGCGCCATTAGCTGAAACCAAGCCATCATGATTAAAGCAATTAAAACAAGACCTATAAGTGTATTTCTATCCATGAGTTTTTATTGATTTAAAAATCTTCGGGTCGGATTTTGTTTTTTGAAGGTGGAACTGGGTCGTAGCCCCCTTTCACAAATGGATTGCATCTTAGAATGCGCCAAACGCTGAGCCAGGTGGCATAAAAAAAATTATGCGTGCGATATGCCTCCAACGCATAGCTGGAACAACTCGGATGAAACCGGCAGGAGGGCGGAAATAGAGGTGAAATGAAAAGCTTATAAAACCGAATGAGTAGAATCGGCAGGCTATTCATAATTTTCCAAACAATGGACATGGCTTACCCTTCCCGACCTGAATTCGTTTTTTCAATCGCAGTACATACCTTTCGTAAACATTTTCGCATGACCGACTGCATCTTTTGATAGCATGGCAATTTGTCTCCTGAAGCCTGAAACATGAAAGCGATGGCAAGCGCGCTACGGTGAAGCGAGCCTTGGCAAATTTCATTCTCTCCAAAAACGTCTTTTTGCGTGCGATAGGCTTCTCGCATCAATCGCTTGAGTTTATTTCGATCGGCTGCGGTTCGGACCATTCGCTTGCTGACCGCAAAAAGAACTTTCGGAAGCCCTTTTTCATGCGGAGCATCTTCTAAAGAAATAAATTTTACCTTTAAAAAAGAAACCCGAACCGTCGCGCCATTTGTATAAACTCGTTCAATTTGTTTTTTCAGGCAGAGGCGCTCGTATTTACGAAGGGATGCTCTCCGTTCAGGGCTGCTACTGCCCGCAGCATCTATTGGAGGCATCTCCTCGAAATTTAATTTGGCTTATTTTTTGTTGCTTGTTTCGCTGCTAACAGTCAGGCGATGACGGCCTTTCGC
Above is a window of Chloroherpeton thalassium ATCC 35110 DNA encoding:
- the yidD gene encoding membrane protein insertion efficiency factor YidD, whose amino-acid sequence is MSIVWKIMNSLPILLIRFYKLFISPLFPPSCRFHPSCSSYALEAYRTHNFFYATWLSVWRILRCNPFVKGGYDPVPPSKNKIRPEDF
- the rnpA gene encoding ribonuclease P protein component, which translates into the protein MPPIDAAGSSSPERRASLRKYERLCLKKQIERVYTNGATVRVSFLKVKFISLEDAPHEKGLPKVLFAVSKRMVRTAADRNKLKRLMREAYRTQKDVFGENEICQGSLHRSALAIAFMFQASGDKLPCYQKMQSVMRKCLRKVCTAIEKTNSGREG